A portion of the Candidatus Ruthia endofausta genome contains these proteins:
- a CDS encoding Ig-like domain-containing protein: MQTQAQVLSQTLSKEVVVVTKGEQHIRVVPNRAYELSIEDGKDFDLIAKKVGDDLEVLLPNDTTVVFDGYFEVCASDLSCLVSLPSEGGIYYVVEGNFVTLADSSQIIHFYGDESALSAIATYQSSLFSESFSEVYLIGFFSSLSIGSGEILGGSAGVDGGDISSLGDVVLQIVASAGEFIENNGGLVKLYKYNPATGKLNFFTDVDLNNSGAQDFSIGSYEGIIVAKLIDTNGDNADFRDEATGVDTDISAILLAVIDTSKGGNIDVSITPLTTIAALRMDLTTSGELPTGVMLDASTINNTNKGVAKAFGLGNDADVVTTRVQTVTTQDGETSTSNAYGNALAALSGVDSEKNSGDMAATITQFEEELTGTGADLKLTRNGQEDLLAGASKAETSNSKIDVASGLAAAIKSTDAIDSFSGIEIMLGFEDTGTSATDDIVQAIDADDNPTVGTVATGNIRINVVGVGSDWFYSTNDGVGWTQGVTDAELGVGFNLAENANAYNKEHIMVRPTGSLSGKDGTEVILGTGTILVDGEAPNGATSTALSSSTASVIDVAIATGNTWQYSTENGADGTWKVGVGTSFSLAANVVHAANQIQVKEIDAAGNESTILKNAVEITGSSLALNLNSDTGNDIFDGKTKDATINVITGSNVTWEFTINGGTDWNPGDTGNGSFELLIPGQETGDILQSNIKVKVAGQDDSNAVTLSHYDVASIDVSTLTIDATLTLASDGDTGTAGDKITGNKVINVTGGGIWEYSTDSGGNWKKGSGSSFELSSQSYVQGQVQVKKVDEYDNDSQSTLLNAITIDYISPSVILFTSSTVGGSHGVGSKINITATVSEEITSGAITVTLNTGETVTLIVSADDKTLLTGDYTVNTNDATTDLKVASFSISSIIVDIAGNEMTGTRVPDKNISDNIEASDSAILIDGVAPTITSFISTTADNSYKAGSEINITATVSESIKAGGKITVTLNSGGAAVLTIAAGGASLTGTYTIGSSDNTADLSVVSFVIGTEADAVIDVTGNAMTSNTLPSGSNISDISAIVVDTTAPTATLSSNIAPVVNLIMTFDADVTKIDGKEIKIHKVGEATAVHTTIIGNDVTGTVSITDNRVTIDPIVDLEPNTDYYVTIETGTFKDIAGNEYAGITDAADWAFTAAALTTSAIWSNSSTDVSSNGINIAEFGALSIKGILSNIGDAATGVTIDRIVFKAASGSDNDITYSGGMPTLSGDTNESTWELMHANILTLSLVDGETYTIEVSLTASGGITGSGGSSTQVLIDQTAPTIPTINTIARDDVINFSEKNSAITGTSEANSTITLSIGGNTRIAAVTGITWSYTLTDADITAMGQGSESITATATDINNIATSSAKSITVATVAPTITSVTDDHDQSGQEVTSGIVIYTVTFSHGVNSSFTSNDVVLVDNSGEVIDTMDRVIGILTELSGSSGTQWTVSVTPPSGFNAIDVTAVRLKIKKTGLTDIYGNDPFDINHTQDIADAQSFDTQPPSDPILTLNTDTGTSATDGITNNGVMDVTNLAVDLASWQYSIDGGVNWATVSDSVVTSFTLAAGTYGVNLIRVRQTDNAGQTSNITKYITDITVDTSIDTPTLAPADGGTMSSTDSFVLTFAENMNAVIGKSIVIKCFSDDTVIEAITADSGIQVSINAAGVVTINPTDIKLVAGTSYYVEIDAGAFKDTAGNESTAITGSTAWNVTVNEMDVIIAVATDNKVNAIENATDITIAVTISSTSAILGALLLGDFSVTATKVSDSSNVVFTGATYDNATGIWTATISDGGLINGDSYTIQSDVTGSVLNINASSTQTVRVDTDVPILSLTGNIAIDNVINIAESASGFSITGTSTGLAIGREMSIVLNTQTYTTTVTDVSGSWDVNIPSTDASALMEGTTYAVTVNASDDYGNPATQLSQDITVDKTAPVSTVVIDEVITDLPTITGQTSASIAVEIKLDTDNDNSYDDVTYTVTSDTTGNWTLDLTSVASLISGIASTFASIDTQLGVQVSITDAAGNMTTRTGIATKQDSSYSISDSRVIEGITGRKTMTFMVTREGGLSAAGTVDYAVDTTLSLAKSGGTADGIDDDYSVDGDGDVSGTVTFAAGESFKEITFIVNGDYYKEVNQNIIVDLTNPTEGAISKATGIGEISEVDVSAMSGAFSLKDINADLASNAIRVRRSSDDAELDIGFDKYGNLDTQALLNFVGTGTGDTGYVTTWYDQSARGGNLTQTINSKQGVIIDDGQLVTTSDGARTISFNQGLNGSNNDWMSMSGTGGSATNIEMYFTYQYAATSNGTLVNIGTAVSTGRISVHSPWSTGITYWDAGSAVGDARLSAANIQTVNQVQQLVFTANYNHSGAGTLTQNKVDAKQAIFVDGEVKGADDNLLDSALVLGFTWYLATFGYGGTGFQSGMISEFLFYTNNSNTTVTDPTAFLGTAVNNTFTYAGETTLASIDGKVGYDTVILSGASSNLDTTTVALNSIELIHMRNGETNTLTINNTQLDTNVPVLSVLMDTGDSIVYEGTILNYSATQEVVNFGTTGNDTINMSSFNETVYGRGGNDTFVYKSWSDAAASSSSDSIADFTIGDTGAGNDTLNLKDLLSSYNSTNLTDFINLTESGGNTIINVGKNGAVGGAFAEDISITLTGVTGANLLTMITDGNLVLE; encoded by the coding sequence TTGCAAACTCAAGCACAAGTTCTTTCCCAAACGCTAAGTAAAGAAGTTGTTGTTGTCACCAAAGGTGAGCAACACATTAGGGTCGTGCCAAATCGTGCTTATGAGCTAAGCATCGAAGATGGCAAAGACTTTGACCTAATTGCTAAAAAAGTAGGCGATGATTTGGAAGTGTTGTTGCCTAATGATACCACTGTTGTGTTTGATGGATATTTTGAAGTGTGTGCAAGTGATTTGTCTTGTTTAGTATCTTTACCAAGCGAAGGCGGTATTTATTATGTTGTTGAGGGTAATTTTGTCACGCTTGCTGATAGCTCTCAAATCATTCATTTTTATGGCGATGAATCTGCATTATCAGCCATCGCTACTTATCAATCTTCCTTGTTTTCTGAAAGTTTTAGCGAAGTTTATCTTATTGGTTTTTTTTCATCTTTAAGTATAGGTAGCGGTGAAATATTAGGTGGCTCAGCAGGTGTAGATGGCGGCGACATTTCTTCTTTGGGAGATGTTGTCCTTCAGATAGTCGCTAGTGCAGGTGAGTTTATTGAAAATAATGGTGGACTTGTTAAATTATACAAATACAATCCTGCCACTGGCAAGTTAAACTTTTTCACGGACGTGGATCTGAACAATTCAGGCGCGCAAGATTTCTCTATTGGTAGTTATGAAGGTATTATTGTTGCCAAATTAATTGATACTAATGGCGACAACGCTGATTTTAGAGACGAAGCAACAGGCGTGGATACCGACATATCTGCTATATTATTAGCAGTTATTGACACCTCTAAAGGTGGCAATATTGACGTTAGTATTACACCATTAACAACCATAGCTGCACTTAGAATGGATTTAACCACGTCTGGTGAATTACCTACAGGGGTAATGCTGGATGCATCCACTATTAATAACACCAATAAAGGCGTGGCTAAGGCCTTTGGTTTAGGCAATGATGCTGATGTAGTCACCACTAGAGTACAAACAGTAACAACACAAGATGGCGAAACCTCTACTTCCAATGCCTATGGTAATGCTTTAGCAGCATTATCTGGTGTAGACTCAGAGAAAAACTCAGGTGATATGGCTGCAACCATTACGCAGTTTGAAGAAGAATTAACAGGCACGGGCGCTGATTTAAAACTAACCAGAAATGGGCAAGAAGATTTGCTTGCTGGTGCCTCTAAAGCCGAAACAAGCAATAGCAAGATTGATGTTGCTTCAGGATTAGCCGCCGCCATTAAAAGTACTGATGCTATTGACAGTTTTAGTGGCATCGAGATTATGTTAGGTTTTGAAGATACAGGCACTAGTGCAACAGATGATATTGTTCAGGCTATCGATGCTGATGATAACCCGACTGTTGGCACTGTTGCTACTGGAAATATAAGAATTAATGTTGTTGGTGTTGGTTCAGATTGGTTTTATTCAACTAATGATGGTGTGGGTTGGACTCAAGGCGTTACAGATGCTGAGCTTGGTGTTGGCTTTAATTTAGCTGAAAACGCAAATGCCTACAACAAAGAACACATTATGGTTCGACCTACTGGCAGCCTTTCTGGTAAAGATGGTACTGAAGTGATACTAGGTACTGGAACAATTCTTGTTGATGGAGAAGCGCCAAATGGAGCCACTTCAACAGCATTAAGTTCGTCTACTGCTTCAGTGATAGATGTAGCAATAGCAACCGGCAATACTTGGCAGTATTCTACTGAAAATGGGGCCGATGGCACTTGGAAAGTAGGTGTAGGTACTAGCTTCTCTTTGGCTGCTAATGTCGTCCATGCAGCAAATCAAATACAAGTTAAAGAAATAGATGCTGCAGGCAATGAGTCTACAATACTTAAAAATGCTGTAGAAATTACAGGGTCAAGTCTAGCATTAAACCTTAACAGTGATACAGGTAATGATATATTTGATGGTAAAACAAAAGATGCCACTATTAATGTAATTACTGGCTCTAACGTTACTTGGGAGTTCACAATTAATGGCGGCACAGATTGGAATCCAGGTGATACAGGCAATGGTAGTTTTGAATTATTAATTCCAGGACAAGAAACAGGTGATATTTTACAAAGCAATATCAAGGTTAAAGTAGCAGGTCAAGATGACTCAAATGCCGTAACTCTTTCTCACTACGATGTAGCATCAATAGATGTATCAACTCTTACTATCGATGCCACATTAACACTTGCATCTGATGGCGACACAGGCACTGCTGGTGATAAAATTACCGGTAATAAAGTAATTAATGTAACTGGCGGCGGCATTTGGGAGTACTCTACTGATAGTGGTGGAAATTGGAAAAAAGGCTCAGGCTCATCATTTGAACTATCAAGTCAATCTTATGTGCAAGGTCAAGTACAGGTTAAAAAAGTAGACGAGTATGATAATGATTCTCAATCCACTCTATTAAATGCAATAACTATTGACTATATATCCCCTAGTGTCATCTTATTCACCTCAAGCACAGTTGGTGGTTCTCATGGTGTAGGTAGTAAGATTAATATCACTGCTACAGTGAGTGAAGAAATTACTTCAGGCGCAATCACAGTGACACTAAATACAGGCGAAACAGTAACTTTAATAGTGTCAGCAGATGACAAAACCCTTTTGACAGGAGACTACACAGTAAATACTAACGACGCCACGACAGACTTAAAAGTAGCCAGTTTTTCTATCAGTTCAATCATTGTTGACATTGCAGGCAATGAAATGACTGGCACGAGAGTGCCTGATAAAAATATCTCAGACAACATCGAAGCTAGCGATAGTGCCATTCTCATAGACGGCGTTGCACCAACTATTACTTCTTTTATTTCAACAACAGCAGACAATTCTTACAAAGCAGGCAGTGAAATTAACATTACTGCCACAGTAAGTGAGTCAATTAAAGCAGGCGGTAAAATTACAGTAACACTAAATTCAGGTGGCGCCGCAGTATTAACTATTGCTGCAGGCGGCGCTAGCTTAACAGGTACTTATACTATCGGCTCATCTGATAACACTGCAGACCTTAGCGTTGTTAGTTTTGTAATCGGAACGGAAGCAGACGCAGTAATTGATGTTACAGGCAATGCAATGACTAGTAACACATTACCTTCTGGTAGTAACATTTCAGATATAAGCGCTATCGTTGTTGACACAACTGCACCAACAGCAACACTCAGTAGTAATATAGCGCCAGTAGTAAACTTAATCATGACATTTGATGCAGACGTTACAAAGATTGACGGCAAAGAAATCAAGATTCATAAAGTTGGTGAGGCGACAGCTGTCCACACTACTATTATTGGCAATGATGTTACTGGAACTGTGAGCATTACTGACAACAGAGTAACAATTGATCCAATTGTTGATTTAGAGCCTAATACAGATTATTATGTAACAATAGAAACTGGCACTTTTAAAGACATAGCAGGTAATGAATATGCTGGTATTACTGACGCAGCAGATTGGGCATTCACCGCAGCCGCTTTAACAACATCTGCCATATGGTCTAATAGCTCAACTGATGTATCATCAAATGGTATTAATATTGCTGAATTTGGTGCTTTATCTATTAAAGGTATCTTGTCCAATATAGGTGATGCAGCTACTGGTGTTACTATAGATAGGATAGTTTTTAAAGCGGCAAGTGGAAGTGACAATGATATTACTTACTCTGGCGGTATGCCAACTCTAAGTGGTGATACCAACGAAAGTACTTGGGAGTTAATGCACGCTAATATTCTTACTTTATCTTTAGTAGATGGAGAAACCTATACAATTGAGGTGAGTTTAACTGCAAGTGGTGGTATTACAGGTAGTGGTGGTAGTAGTACACAAGTTTTAATTGATCAAACAGCTCCGACAATACCAACTATTAATACAATAGCTAGAGATGATGTAATCAACTTTTCTGAGAAAAATTCAGCTATTACAGGCACAAGCGAAGCTAATAGCACTATAACACTATCTATCGGCGGCAACACTAGAATTGCTGCAGTTACAGGCATAACTTGGAGCTATACACTAACAGACGCAGACATCACTGCCATGGGTCAAGGTTCAGAAAGCATCACTGCTACAGCAACTGATATTAATAATATAGCCACTTCATCAGCTAAATCTATTACTGTTGCAACAGTAGCCCCAACCATTACTAGTGTGACAGATGACCATGATCAGTCTGGACAAGAAGTCACATCTGGGATAGTAATTTACACCGTGACTTTCAGTCACGGTGTAAATTCGAGTTTCACCTCAAACGATGTCGTTTTAGTAGATAATTCAGGAGAGGTAATAGATACCATGGATCGGGTCATAGGCATCCTTACTGAGCTCTCAGGGAGTTCTGGTACTCAATGGACTGTTTCAGTCACCCCGCCTTCTGGCTTTAACGCTATTGATGTTACTGCGGTACGTCTAAAAATAAAAAAAACAGGCTTGACAGATATCTATGGCAATGACCCTTTTGACATCAATCATACTCAAGATATTGCTGATGCCCAAAGTTTTGACACTCAGCCACCTTCTGACCCAATCCTCACCCTAAATACAGATACAGGTACAAGCGCTACTGATGGCATTACTAATAATGGCGTGATGGATGTTACTAATCTTGCTGTTGATCTTGCTTCATGGCAATATAGTATTGATGGTGGTGTGAACTGGGCAACTGTTTCAGACAGTGTTGTGACTAGCTTTACTTTAGCAGCGGGCACTTATGGTGTTAATCTTATTCGAGTTAGACAAACGGACAATGCAGGGCAAACCAGTAACATTACTAAATACATTACTGATATTACGGTTGATACTTCCATTGACACGCCAACGCTTGCTCCTGCAGATGGTGGCACAATGTCTAGCACAGACAGCTTTGTCTTAACCTTTGCAGAGAATATGAATGCAGTGATAGGTAAGAGCATTGTTATTAAATGCTTTAGTGATGACACTGTGATAGAAGCCATTACAGCAGATAGTGGCATACAAGTTAGTATTAATGCTGCAGGTGTGGTCACCATTAACCCAACCGATATTAAGTTAGTTGCAGGAACAAGTTACTATGTTGAAATAGATGCAGGTGCTTTTAAAGACACTGCAGGTAATGAATCCACTGCCATTACTGGCAGCACTGCTTGGAATGTTACTGTGAATGAAATGGATGTTATCATTGCAGTTGCTACAGACAACAAGGTTAACGCGATAGAGAATGCCACTGACATTACCATTGCAGTAACCATTAGTAGTACATCTGCTATCTTAGGTGCTTTATTGCTTGGTGACTTTAGTGTGACAGCGACTAAGGTTTCTGATAGTAGTAATGTAGTATTTACAGGCGCTACTTATGATAATGCAACAGGCATATGGACAGCCACCATCAGTGATGGTGGACTTATCAATGGGGATAGCTACACCATACAATCCGATGTCACAGGTAGTGTTCTTAACATAAACGCATCAAGCACACAAACAGTCAGGGTTGATACTGACGTACCAATCCTGAGCTTAACAGGCAACATTGCAATAGACAATGTCATTAACATTGCTGAGTCTGCCAGTGGCTTTAGTATCACAGGCACTTCTACAGGCTTAGCAATAGGCAGAGAGATGAGTATTGTACTTAACACTCAAACTTATACAACAACAGTGACAGACGTTAGTGGCAGTTGGGATGTTAACATTCCTTCAACAGACGCAAGCGCGCTAATGGAAGGTACAACTTATGCAGTCACTGTTAATGCCAGTGATGACTATGGCAACCCTGCCACACAACTATCACAAGATATCACTGTAGATAAGACAGCACCTGTTAGCACTGTGGTGATTGATGAAGTCATCACTGACTTGCCAACCATCACAGGACAGACTAGCGCCAGTATAGCTGTAGAGATTAAACTAGATACAGACAATGACAATAGCTATGATGATGTCACTTATACAGTTACTAGTGATACCACTGGTAACTGGACGCTAGACTTAACCAGTGTTGCCTCACTTATTTCAGGCATTGCATCTACCTTTGCAAGTATTGATACTCAACTGGGTGTTCAAGTAAGCATCACCGATGCTGCGGGCAATATGACAACCAGAACAGGAATAGCAACCAAGCAAGACTCTTCTTACTCTATCTCTGACTCAAGAGTGATTGAAGGCATAACAGGGAGAAAGACCATGACTTTTATGGTGACTAGAGAGGGGGGGTTGTCAGCAGCAGGGACGGTTGATTATGCAGTAGACACGACATTAAGTTTGGCTAAGTCAGGTGGTACGGCTGATGGTATTGATGATGACTATTCAGTAGACGGAGATGGGGATGTAAGTGGCACAGTTACTTTTGCAGCAGGTGAAAGTTTTAAAGAGATTACCTTTATAGTGAATGGTGATTACTATAAAGAAGTGAATCAGAACATCATTGTTGATTTAACCAATCCAACAGAAGGTGCAATTTCTAAGGCAACGGGTATTGGTGAGATTAGTGAGGTGGATGTTTCAGCGATGAGCGGTGCGTTTAGTCTAAAAGATATAAATGCAGACTTAGCAAGTAATGCAATTAGGGTTAGACGTTCAAGTGATGATGCTGAGTTGGATATTGGATTTGATAAGTATGGTAATTTGGATACACAAGCATTGCTAAATTTTGTTGGCACAGGCACAGGAGACACAGGTTATGTCACGACTTGGTATGATCAGTCGGCTAGAGGGGGAAACCTAACACAAACTATTAATAGCAAACAAGGGGTGATTATAGATGATGGACAACTTGTTACCACATCAGATGGGGCAAGGACTATCAGCTTTAATCAAGGATTGAATGGCAGTAATAATGACTGGATGAGCATGTCCGGAACCGGGGGAAGTGCTACTAATATAGAGATGTATTTTACTTATCAGTACGCCGCTACTTCTAATGGAACTCTGGTAAATATAGGAACTGCTGTAAGCACTGGTCGTATATCAGTACATTCTCCGTGGAGCACTGGAATAACTTATTGGGATGCCGGCTCGGCAGTCGGTGACGCTCGTTTATCTGCTGCTAACATCCAAACAGTAAATCAAGTGCAACAATTGGTGTTTACAGCGAACTATAATCATAGTGGTGCTGGAACCCTTACTCAAAATAAAGTAGATGCAAAACAAGCTATTTTTGTTGATGGGGAAGTTAAAGGGGCTGATGACAATCTATTGGATTCAGCTTTAGTTCTTGGTTTTACTTGGTATCTTGCAACTTTTGGATATGGAGGTACAGGGTTTCAATCGGGGATGATTAGTGAATTTTTGTTCTATACCAATAATTCCAACACCACTGTAACAGACCCAACAGCTTTCCTAGGTACCGCTGTCAACAACACCTTTACCTACGCAGGGGAGACTACATTAGCAAGCATTGATGGTAAAGTTGGTTATGACACAGTGATTCTATCAGGCGCCTCAAGCAACTTAGACACAACCACAGTAGCGTTAAACTCTATTGAATTAATCCACATGCGAAATGGCGAAACTAACACACTCACCATCAACAATACACAACTAGACACAAACGTTCCTGTCCTAAGTGTTCTGATGGACACCGGTGATAGTATTGTCTATGAAGGTACTATACTTAACTACAGTGCCACCCAAGAAGTTGTGAACTTTGGCACAACAGGCAATGACACCATTAATATGTCTTCCTTCAATGAAACAGTTTATGGCAGAGGCGGCAACGACACCTTTGTCTATAAATCATGGAGTGATGCCGCAGCAAGCAGCAGTTCTGATAGCATTGCTGACTTTACCATTGGCGACACTGGTGCTGGCAATGACACTCTTAACCTTAAAGACTTACTCAGCAGTTATAATTCTACAAACTTAACTGACTTTATCAACTTAACTGAAAGTGGCGGTAACACGATCATTAATGTTGGTAAGAATGGTGCTGTTGGTGGCGCATTTGCTGAAGATATTAGCATTACTTTAACAGGCGTGACTGGGGCTAATTTGCTTACCATGATTACTGATGGTAACTTGGTGCTTGAGTAG
- a CDS encoding addiction module protein encodes MSVVFKQVIENIGALSSSEKALMAHCLISSLESEQDKNVDEIWVKLAEKRYLDLTSRVAKGVSWGEIKNTVKFKSGQSESVFTVENNIVSKVKTDGNKAYLSVQNTVDDASAIEISYTKT; translated from the coding sequence ATGTCAGTTGTATTTAAGCAAGTTATTGAGAATATTGGTGCACTTTCTTCAAGTGAAAAAGCGCTAATGGCTCATTGTTTAATCTCTTCATTAGAGTCAGAACAGGATAAAAATGTAGATGAAATTTGGGTAAAATTAGCCGAAAAACGATATTTAGATTTGACGTCAAGGGTAGCAAAAGGCGTATCATGGGGAGAGATAAAAAACACAGTAAAATTCAAAAGTGGCCAGTCTGAAAGTGTATTTACTGTTGAAAATAACATAGTTAGTAAAGTGAAAACTGATGGCAACAAAGCATATCTTTCTGTTCAGAATACAGTTGATGATGCTAGTGCTATTGAAATAAGCTACACCAAGACATAG
- a CDS encoding type I secretion C-terminal target domain-containing protein, which translates to MKISTKDADTPLTGISFNDTFKESLGNNTLTENSGVDTFDYNAITDFVIGNGDKLNLKDLLSYQTGDTLNDFLSVTDGSSAGDVVINIEANNLIVL; encoded by the coding sequence TTGAAAATTAGCACAAAAGATGCTGATACTCCATTAACTGGCATAAGCTTTAACGATACCTTTAAAGAAAGTTTGGGCAATAATACGCTTACAGAAAATAGCGGTGTCGATACTTTTGATTACAACGCTATAACCGACTTTGTCATAGGCAATGGTGATAAACTAAATCTTAAAGACTTACTAAGTTATCAAACAGGAGATACTTTGAATGACTTTTTAAGCGTCACAGATGGTAGTTCTGCTGGAGATGTTGTGATTAATATTGAGGCGAACAACTTAATTGTGTTGTAG
- a CDS encoding TolC family protein produces MIKRTVVLLFFSFFLGNASAQEQSKGEFNLSNLINKAITYHPSIKSNIFLEDAAKNEITSAKWQYFPTPKFSVSQVDSSGTDLSYKNSDSRVLIISLTQPLWAGGSIDAGLAKSRAQLLLAQASTKATQQDLALKVINAYSKWYDSYLKKKSYSKNQEEHDILRARLRRRIKQGLSSSSDLNLANSRSTQAEAGLNSAIIQHENSLLNLEELLGTSLDPKDLIRDFSIVKFETSQAKLSKRALLTNPRIKQIRAESLVIEAELDQSRAKLYPDVNLKLERQWGSFTDKDVKTENRVFIELNSSFDAGLSNFSQIRQIKSRYQSLQVKIKDEENKVVRQIELDWMSSISLKKQKTLLESSLANTEKVRKSYYRQFLAGRKTWQDVMNSIREISQLESQLASVYGEIILVNWRIFVYVEDIGAVVTTFNESLAFNQTDKILRHPTMSSKEEQSAIDKMLNFVIPDEKPVEKIIWYSDMDSTQDFKSSLKKRDFVTFVEFFDEEEKSSREKLTKVAIQKKTTKMAPVEGITQKE; encoded by the coding sequence ATGATTAAAAGAACGGTTGTATTATTATTTTTTAGTTTTTTTCTTGGTAATGCGAGTGCACAAGAGCAATCAAAAGGTGAGTTTAATTTATCTAATTTAATCAATAAAGCAATTACCTATCACCCTTCTATTAAAAGTAATATTTTTTTAGAAGACGCTGCTAAAAATGAAATTACCAGTGCTAAATGGCAATATTTTCCAACCCCTAAGTTTTCAGTAAGTCAAGTTGACAGTTCTGGTACAGACCTTAGTTATAAAAATAGTGATAGTCGTGTTTTAATTATCAGTTTAACGCAACCGCTTTGGGCGGGTGGGTCTATTGATGCAGGTTTGGCAAAATCAAGAGCTCAACTTTTATTAGCTCAGGCATCAACCAAGGCCACACAGCAAGATTTAGCTTTAAAAGTAATCAATGCTTATAGTAAATGGTATGACAGTTATTTAAAAAAAAAGTCGTATAGTAAGAATCAAGAGGAGCATGACATATTGCGCGCTCGTCTAAGGCGTCGTATTAAACAAGGATTGTCTTCTAGTAGTGATTTAAATTTGGCAAATTCACGCTCAACTCAGGCAGAGGCTGGCCTTAATTCGGCCATTATTCAACATGAAAATAGTCTGCTTAATTTGGAAGAACTATTGGGTACTTCGCTAGATCCAAAAGATTTGATTAGAGACTTTAGCATTGTTAAGTTTGAAACTAGTCAAGCTAAATTAAGCAAAAGGGCATTACTAACCAATCCTAGAATTAAGCAAATTAGAGCGGAAAGTTTGGTGATTGAGGCTGAACTAGATCAAAGTCGTGCCAAACTTTATCCAGATGTTAATCTTAAATTGGAGCGCCAGTGGGGTAGTTTTACTGATAAAGATGTCAAGACTGAGAATCGTGTTTTTATTGAACTTAACAGTAGTTTTGATGCAGGTTTGTCTAATTTTTCACAGATTAGACAAATTAAGAGTCGCTATCAATCTCTACAAGTAAAAATTAAAGATGAAGAAAATAAAGTCGTGCGTCAAATTGAGCTAGATTGGATGTCTTCCATCTCTTTGAAGAAACAAAAAACATTGCTTGAGTCATCACTAGCCAATACAGAAAAAGTACGAAAATCTTATTATCGACAATTCTTGGCAGGTAGAAAAACATGGCAAGATGTTATGAACTCCATTCGTGAGATTTCTCAATTGGAGTCTCAATTAGCTAGTGTTTACGGCGAGATAATACTAGTCAATTGGCGTATTTTTGTCTATGTTGAAGATATTGGCGCTGTTGTGACAACTTTTAATGAAAGTTTAGCATTTAATCAAACAGATAAGATATTGCGGCATCCAACAATGAGCTCTAAAGAAGAGCAAAGTGCCATTGATAAAATGCTAAATTTTGTCATACCTGATGAAAAGCCGGTAGAAAAAATTATCTGGTATTCTGATATGGATAGTACCCAAGACTTTAAATCCTCTTTAAAGAAAAGAGATTTCGTAACATTTGTAGAATTTTTTGATGAAGAAGAAAAGTCTAGTCGTGAAAAATTAACTAAAGTTGCTATTCAAAAAAAGACAACAAAAATGGCTCCAGTAGAGGGTATTACACAAAAAGAGTAG